CATATGCGTTTTGTCGACGATAGTGCCTTGCTCTGGAATGATTCGATAATAAACACGATCTACATTTGGATCGTCGTAAGGACGGCGCGTTGTGATGCGTTGTACCGCTTCTCCGGGAGGTGTTGCAGAGCGCACAATAGTAAAGAAACGGGGTGGCTGCGCTAAATCAGAAAAATAAACGTGAGATAGAAATAGGTGTTCATAGATGTAGCGAGCTGAAAGTTGGCTTTTATTGTCATTCTTATTTAAAAAGCTTTCGTAGACATTAACGAGCTCTTGTTCTGCTTCATTTAGCGGAATGTGGGCATTCATCAACGCGCCATTTTCCAACCAACTCATTAGAGTCGCGTATTCTGTTTTATCTAAATTCGGCATCCCATAAGGCATTCCCCACGTCGGGTAATCTCTTTCGTATTGAGCATATTCTTCAATCGTTGGACATTGTTGATCGCGATCCGTTGAAAAGTCGAAACCTGTCAGTTGGGGTTGCTCTGGAAGAGGGTGATTCTGTTTCTGCGTCAACAGACGAGAAATCAAACCCGCTTCGAGGTTCGCAGTTGACGTCTGATCCCGCTCGTTCAGTACAGGATGGAAGTCCGCATCGCGCCACCCTTGTGTGGTGAATGCATCTTCAAACAACCGAGTCGGGGCTGATGCCGTTAAACGGGTGCCTTGATAAACGAGAGCCTTGGTCGCACCACGGTCTATGCCTTCCACTGAAGACATCTTGAGTTGGCAAGGAGCGTCATAACAAGCGTGACAAACTACGCATCGCTTATCGATGATGGGTTTTACTTCGTCAATGAAGAACTGTGCTTTAGCGGAAAGAATAGGCGCTTGGCGCTCGCGGACTTGTTGTTCACCAAACAGTTCATCGAAGTTTAAACCCGCGTAGACGGCACAACCTGAGAAGACACTAACTAAAGCTAAAATGAAGAGTTTTTTCAAATTCATACGTATTTAAATATTAAGCATTTTCTCTAATTATATCGAAAATGATTGAAAATGCTCATGTACTAACGGTTTAAACACGAAATACGAGAGAACAAAATGTGTGGACGAATATGAGCCAGTGACCGGATACAAAAAGAGCCTAACCCTAAGGTTAAGCTCTTCAGTAACACATTCAATGTTTTCTATTGATTAAGCTTGTGATGCTTTTAGTTCAGCAACTTTAGCTTCAGAGATTGGTTTAGTGATGATGGCGAGAACAATACACACTGCCATCATAACGGCAGAGATTGTGTAAGCTAGGCCGTAACCTTCGCCGTTTGACATCGAGAAGCCAACAACTGTGGCACCGATAGCGCCGCCGATACCCCATGCCGTGTAAAGCACGCCGTAGTTAGTACCGTAGTTTTTCAGGCCGTAGAATTCAGCAGTCAGTGTTGGGAATACAGCTAGAAGCGTACCGTAACCAACAGCTGCGATAGCCGTACCAATGATTAGCGTGAATTCAGAGTTGAACGTAGCGAATAGAGCCATGTTCGCGCCTTGAAGGATGAACGCTAGAAGTAGCGTACGTACACCACCGATTTTATCTGCAAGCATACCCGCAGCAACACGGCCGCCTGAGTTGAATACTGCAAGGATAGACGCTAGGTAAACGGCGTTTGGCAGGTTAGCTTGAACGCTAGCAATCGTCGTGATGTTACCGATGATCATTAGACCAACAGAGGCAGCGAATGCGTACATGATCCATAGAGAGTAGAACTGAGGAGTCTTCAGCATGACTTTCCAAGTTAGGTCTTCAGTCTTCTTAACCGCTTTAGGCGCTTGGCCTGCTTTTACTTTAGGCTCAGCTGGCGTGTAATCCGCTGGTGGGTTGTTGATTGTTGCGGCTAGAGGTACTGCGATTGCAAGTACACCAACCCCAAGGATCATAAAGCTCGTTTGGATACCCATGCTGTCGATTAGCGCAGAAGTTACGGGTGCTAGGTAGATAGCCGCAAGACCGAAGCCTGCTGCGATAAGACCGTTAACCATCCCTTTCTTAGAAGAGTGGAACCACTTCATTGCTGATGGAGAAAGACATGCGTAACCGAAGCCGATACCAGCACCTGTCATCACACCGAACGTGATGTTCAGCATCATAGGTGTTGTAGCGAAACCAGAAGCAATCATACCAAAGCCGGTAAGCGCTGTACCTAGGATAAGGATCTTACGTGGACCCATACGGTCTTGTAGGATGCCCGCAACAAGAAGACAAACCGAGAATGTGATCGTAGCAATAGCGTAAGGTGAAGATGCTTCAGCAGCACTCCAACCAGCTTCAGTGACTAGCGCTTTATTAAATACACTCCAAGCATACAGGATGCCAAGACAAAGGTTGATACAGAAGCCTGCTAGCAGGATACGTGTTGCTTTATCAATCTTGCTCATTTTTATTCTCAGTTTTGTCATCGGTTAGGTGAAGCCACTTAACTGAAGACGGGTTATTGTGATGTTTATTAAAAATTAGTTTGCGTTTTCGGTGGTTGACGCAAAAGAGCGCGGATTATAACCAATAAAAATGTGATTGGAATCTCTTTTTCTATTTTCGGCCAATTAAATCCTTGTTGTTAATGAGTTGTTTGGGTTTGGTGTTTGAATTGCTCTTGCTACCTTTCTGTTTTGTTACTTTTAACGACCTGTCTTTAAGTGTTTTCGTATGACCACCTCTTTAATTGGTGTACGTTTTGTGCTGATATCACAAAGTGACGAATAATTTCATGTATTTTCTAATGTTGATTTTATGTAACAAGATGGGTCGAGGCAGCGCATTTTCGGTTTGAGGCAAGGAGTAGCGTACGGTTATAAAAAACAGTATGTTAAGCAGTTGTTAATGGGTTTTTTGTGAGTGTTTCTGCTTACATTTCGATCGCTCTAAGGGGTTGCGTTGTTGAAAAAAAGTGGGAAAATAGAACTGCAAACTGAGTTTGCATATTTGAAAAAGGTTGTATTTCCAACTGAAGGCGAGGTGAGTATATGAAACTGTTTTTAATTCTATTGATGTCCATTTCCGGTGGTTTTGCTGCCGCTGATCATATTCACTCTTTCCTGTTTGGCTTTTATATCGCGACATTGGCTGTGGGTTGTTGTTACTGGTTTGCATTCCGTAGCACGCGTTTCCCTGCTTTAGCTTTAATGCTATTAATGTGTGGCTTTTTTGCGAAAATCGCTGTTACGGTTATTGGCGTTTCTTGGGGTATCTCGAATGATGTTATTCAATCGCCATTCATTTTCTCGTTGTCATATCTGTTCTTCTTGATTGTGGTGAGTTACGTTTGGTTTGCATACCGCGATAAGTTGACTTTAAAAAAACGCGCTAAGCGGGTCGAAGAATCTCGCAAACAAGCGGCAGCCTAACCTTATTTGATTTTAGAAAGCCTTCTTCGGAAGGCTTTTTTGATCTCACCTTAATCGCGATGTAAAGGCTGATAAAATAAACCCCAGCATGTCACCATACTGGGGTTTATTGTTCTCTAGTCTCTAATAAATTTAGATCAGGAAACGTGTTACTTCTTCATCATTTTAGCAAGATCGGCAAAAGGGTTATGAGTTGCCGTTTGATGATCATCGAGGCGCGCTTTTGCATCGACACCATAGCGCTCATGGTCAGTGTATTTGGAGTGTTCATGATCGTGGCAATAGAGACACAATAGCTCCCAGTTACTGCCATCCTCAGGGTTGTTTGTATGGTCGTGATCTACGTGGTGAACGGTCAGCTCTCTTAAATTCGAATAAACGAATTCACGCGCACATTTACCACAAACCCATGGGTACAGTTTTAGTGCCTTTTCACGGTAGCCTTTCTCTTGGCGAGCATACGCTGCACTCGAGCCTGTGTAATCAGAAGACATTGCCAAATCCTTATTAATTTGTAATCTCTCGATTTTATCACAGCTTTTCGCAACCAGCAGGCCTGTTGTCGCGAAATGATGCGTTCACTTTATCGATATAGAATGAGTGCATAGCTTTTCTAAGAATGATTTGGTAATGCGGTTATGTCTTTCTGGAATAAGCCATGCTTAACAGTTTGAAAATAAATCGTATTCAGGGGTTTTAACCAAGAGTATGTGACCTAATATCAGTGGGTGAGACCCTATATTAATAAGGAAATATCATGTCACAACAATACACACCGCCAAAAGTTTGGGTTAACGATGCTGCAGGTGATAACAAGTGGGCAAATATTAATAGTCCTGAATCTGGTGCTCGATTTGATAAAGAGCTTCCGGTTGGTGACCATGCTTTGCAACTGTATTCTCTTGGCACACCGAATGGCCAGAAAGTCACCATCATGCTCGAAGAGCTGTTAGCGGCAGGGGTTAAAGAAGCTGAATATGATGCGTACTTGATCAATATTGGTGAGTCAGACCAATTTTCTTCTGGTTTTGTTGGTGTAAATCCAAATTCGAAGATCCCAGCTCTGCTTGATAAATCAGGCCGCGAAGAAGTTAATGTTTTCGAATCTGCATCCATCTTGATGCATCTTGCGGAAAAATTTGGTCATTTCTTACCTAAAGAAGGGGCTGCACGAACGCAAGTGATCAACTGGTTGTTTTGGGCGCAAGGTTCCGCTCCCTTCTTAGGTGGTGGTTTCGGTCACTTCTACGCTTACGCGAATGAAAAGCAAGAGTATCCAATCAACCGTTTCGCAATGGAAGCGAAGCGTCAACTCGACGTGTTAGATAAGCAACTTGCAAACCACACCTTCGTTGCGGGTGAAGAGTTGAGTATTGCTGATATCGCGATTTGGCCATGGTACGGCAACCTTGTTTTGGGCAAGCTGTATGACGCGGCAGAGTTCCTTCAAGTAGACGCTTATACCAACGTAGTTCGCTGGGCGAAAATGTTAGCAGCACGCGAAGGTTTCCAACGTGGTCGAGTGGTTAATCGTGCATTTGGTGAAGAATGGGAGCAAGTACCAGAGCGTCACTCAGCTGAAGATATTGATTCGGTGTTGAAGTTACGTCCGTAGTCATATAACGCTTTCTCTATAGATACATTACTTGAGTCTGTTTTCGAACGCTTTGAACAACAGACTCTCGCTCTTCTATTTCTCATTGAGCCTTCCGAAAGCAAGTCTAAAATCCAGCTATTTAGCTTTAGCTATTAAAGGCGGTTTAGGTATAAACTTGCCTCATCAGAATTCTAAAGGATGGTGCTATGTACCACGCTCATATCTATTTCCCTCTGCGGTTTGCAGAGCTGGCGGAAACGCTGCGTCAGAAAATTTTAACCGACCGTAAAGATGTATTAGAGACTTTCCCATTGGTCCAGCGTTTGGTGGGTCCACATAAGATGCCAATGTTTGAGATTCATTTTGCTGACAAAGAGTCGGGTATTATTGAATGGCTTGAGCAAGAGCGCGGTGATATGTCGGTGTTGATTCACCCTGTTACGGGTGGTGAAGAAACACTAGACCACACTGTTCGGGCGATTTGGCTTGGCCGTGAGCTGGGTGTATTTGAAGAAACGCTAAGTAGCTAAGCTAATATACTTGTGTTGTTGTGATTTCTTTCAAAACGGAACCGTTCATGAATTAAAAAGGCTCCTCAATTGAGGAGCCTTTGCTTTATGGGAGCCTAACAGACTCGGGGGATTAAGCCTCTGCTGTGACTTTAGTGTCGCTCGCCTTTTTAAGAGCGGCATAACCAAAGCCTGTTACTGCTGTACCGGCTGCAATCGCCACTAGGTACATTAGCACTGGAGAGATGGCTCCAGGAATCAGTAATACGAACAAGCCGCCGTGTGGAGCCATAAGTTGTGCACCAAACATCATTGATAGAGCACCCGTTAGTGCGCCACCGGCCATACAAGCTGGGATAACACGCATTGGGTCTTTCGCTGCGAATGGAATCGCGCCTTCAGAGATGAAACACAGACCAAGAACGAATGATGCTTTACCTGCTTCACGCTCGCCAGCTTCAAACTTGTCTTTCACTAGGAAAGTAGCAAGGCCCATACCTAGAGCTGGCACCATACCTGCGGCCATGATGGCTGCCATTGGTGCGTAAGTTTGTGAAGCCAGTAGACCAACACCAAATGTGTAAGCCGCTTTGTTTACTGGGCCACCAAGGTCGAAACACATCATTGCGCCTAGAATCACACCCAGAAGAATCGCGTTAGACGTTCCCATGTTGTTTAGGAAGTCTGTCATAGCGCTCATCACACCGGCTACAGGGCCACCGACGATGTAAACCATCACCAAACCAGTGAACAAACTCGCGATAAACGGAATGATCAGAATCGGCTTGAGAGCTTCCATCGATTGTGGAAGTTGAACCTTGTCGGCAATGAATTTCGCTGCGTAACCGGCAATGAAACCTGCTGCGATACCCCCTAGGAAACCTGCGCCCGTAGAGCTCGCTAGCATACCGCCGATCAGACCCGGAGCCAGACCCGGACGGTCAGCAATTGAGAATGCAATGAAACCAGCAAGAACAGGGATCATCAGTGCGAACGCAGAACCACCACCGATTGTCATCAGTGCCGCTGCTAGTGTGCCTTCTTCTTTAAACGCTTCGATACCGAATACGAAAGAGAGTGCGATGATCAAACCACCCGCAACGACCACTGGAAGCATGTGAGAAACACCGGTCATTAGGTGCTTGTACACGCCTTTCTTCTCGTCAGTCGGTGCTGAATTTGAAGACGCTGTGTGTTGGTATGGTGTCGCTTCTGCGAAGGCTTTTTCCATCTCTTGCTTTGTTTTCTTAAGCGCAGGACCCGTGGTCGTTTTGTATAGCGCTTTGCCGTTAAAACGATCCAGAGGCACATCGATATCTGCTGCGATGATAACCAGATCAGCGTCTGCGATTTCTTGGTCTGTCAGTTGGTTTTTCGCACCGACAGAGCCGCGAGTTTCCACTTTGATTTGGTGACCTAGGCGTTTGCCTTCTGCTTCAAGCGCTTCAGCGGCCATAAAGGTATGTGCAACACCCGTAGGGCAAGCGGTAATCGCAACGATCTTCTTGCTGCCTGTAGCAGGTGACGTACCAGTCACTTCAACAGCGCTTTCAACTTGTGAAGCGTCTAATACTGTTGCTTCTGCTACTGCTTTCTCTAGGAATGCTTTTGCATCCGCTGTGCATTCAGAGATAGCCGCTTGGTACACTTTCTTGCCGACAAAGCGCGCTTTATCAACGTTTGTGTTGGCTGCGATAACCACAACGTCGCTGCTGTCGATAGCGTCTTGCGATACGGTTGAGTCAGGTAACACGCTTGATTGACATTCAATAGCGGCGTTCCAACCCAGTGCTTCTGTCGCTTGCTCTAACAAGCCTGCTGCGATGATGCTGTTTGCTACGCCACTCGGGCAAGCTGTGATAATGGTAATATTCATAATAAACCTTTTGTCCTATTTGCTTGTGTCTAACTGGCTAGTTGGAGCACTAAGCGACTGTAATTGGATATTTTGTAGTACTGAATCCAGCTCTTGTTGGCTGGTAATGCCCACGCCTACCTGTGAAACGGCTAGAGCAGATAGGGCGGTGGCGAATTGAATAAGTTCTGGTTTTGGCATCTGTTGCATGTGACCCCAACATAGGCCAGCAACTAAGGTGTCGCCTGCGCCTACCGTGCTAACCACTTGCATACGCGGTGGTTGAGCATGTAACCATTCACCTTGGTTTAGCCACATCACGCCTTCTGCGCCAAGTGACACCACGATGTTCTCAATACCTTTTTCACTTAGGGTTTGACCCGCGTGTTGGCATTGGTCACGTGTGGTCAGTTCAGCGTTGAACAGCTGAGACAGCTCTTCATCGTTTGGTTTGATTAACCAAGGTTGTGCATTGATACCGGCTTTAAGTGCGTCACGGCTGCTATCAAATAGCACCTTCTTACCTAAATCGTGTAAACGTTGAACCCAAGAAGCGCAAAGCTCAGGAGAGATGCCTTGTGGCAAGCTGCCAGCAATGACGAAGTAATCGTGCGTTTCAGCTAATTCCAATAAGGTTTCTTCAAACGCTTTAATCGCGTCAGCGTCAACAGGTACACCTGGGAAGTTGATGTCGCTTACTTGGCCTGAATTTTCTACCAATTTTACGTTGATGCGAGTTGCGCCGTCGACACGGATAAAGCGGTCCGTTGCGCCCATCTGTTCGAACAGTTGGCAGAACGCTTCTTCGTTATTGCGACCAAGGAAGCCCGTTACGGTCACTTTCGCGCCAAGCTCTGAAAGCACTTTCGCTACGTTTACGCCTTTGCCCGCTGCGTGCAACGAGCCTTTGTTTACGAGGCTCACTGATCCCACGTTCAGTGCGTCGATAGCGCCTGTCAGGTCTAGAGCAGGGTTAAGCGTTACGGTAACGGCTTTGATTTGTTTATCAGACATATCGACTCCTTAACCTTCGCCAAGGCCTGAAGCGATAGCTTTGCCAATCGATTCAAGTGCTTGTGCTGCGTCGTCACCTTCAGCAACAAACTGAAGTTGGTGGCCGTGTTTAACGCCAAGAGCGATCACTTTCATCAAGCTCTTCGCGTTCACTTCTTTTCCGTCGCCATCAAGGTTTGAAACACGGATAGTGGATTCAAACTTCTTCGCTTCAGCGACTAGCATTGCACCCGGACGAGCGTGGAGGCCGTGTGCGTTTTTGATTTTGAATACAGCACAGTTGTCATCGTCCTGAGACGCTGTAGATACCGCTTCACCTTTTAGAAGGCCAATCACTTGTGCGGCATCAGCGGTTAACAGTTGTTGCTGTTTACCTTCGAAAACCATCTTGCTTAGGTTTGCCAGAATAGATTGGTGTGCGCTGTTGCAAGCAGCAAATGCCACCAGTGCTTTAACAGGTGTGCCTTCAAATTCACAATGGTTTGCAGTTGAAACGAACGATACACCAGTGCGAGTGACGCCTTTATCGCTGCCCAACAACCACAGGCCTTGGCCTAGGTGAGTCGGTGTTTTCGTTACTAGGTCAGCAACGAATGCGTTGTCTGTGCAACCTGTGTTCTTAAGTAGGCCACCCGCAACCGCCGACATTTGAATCATGTCGCTTGCAGGGAACAGTAGTTGAACTAAAGAAGCGTCTAGGTCGGCCTCAAGCTGAACTTCGCCTTTAAGTAGGGCGATGATTTCGTCTTCGGATTTCGCTTGTTTTAATTTCTCTTCAACACCGTCAGCTGCCAGAACCTTGGTCAGTTGCTTAAGGATGCCTAAGTGCTCGTCAGATTTCGCAGCAATACCAATCGCCACGTAAACACGGTTGCCGTCTGCCCAATCAATACCTTTAGGGAAGTGGTGTACCGCAACGCCGGTCTCTTTTACTAGGCCACGAGTATCAGTGGTTCCGTGAGGAATCGCGATGCCGTTACCTAAGAACGTAGAATTCTGGTTTTCACGGTTCAGCATTCCTTCAACGTAGCCAGAGTCAACTAAGCCTTTCGCGGTCAGGTCGCCAGCAATGTTCTGGATAGCTTTGAATTTGTCTTCGGCAGTTTGGCCGAGAGTGATGTCAGATTTTGATAATTTAAGCATGGTGCCTCTTTAGCGTATTGCTTGAGAATTTGTGTATCGCTACGATTCAGTCTAGAGCAAGAATTAGTGAACTTTACTTTTCACTCTTTGCTTTGCGCCTGCTGAATCGGTTCAGCATTCAGGGTAAAAAAATTCAGCAAAGCCGATTTTGGTTTTCAAAATAATTTTGCTGCTTGTCGTTAATCGGTTTCGCTTGGTAAATAGAGAAAAGTTGGTTAACGAACATTGGCTCTCAATTCATTCAAAAGGATGATTGAAGTCACTTTTCAGATTTTGCTGAATCCTTTCAGCTTTCATACTGAATCGATTCAGCTTATAATTCAACTAATCCTAGGATCCGATCATTGGTTATATGATCCTACGCACAAAATACAGGTCACCCATATGACACTTGATGAAATTGCCAAACTAGCTGGTGTATCGAAAACCACCGCCAGTTATGTGATCAACGGCAAGGCGCAGAAATACCGAATCAGTGAAAAGACGCAGCAAAAAGTAATGGCAGTGGTGGAAGAGTATAACTACCGACCGGACCATGCGGCTTCGTCGTTGCGCGCTGGGAATAGCCGTTCATTTGGTTTGATTATTCCTGATCTGGAAAACAGCAGTTACGCGCGTTTAGCTAAATTAATAGAGCAGAACTCCCGTAAGGTGGGCTACCAGATTTTGATTGGTTGTTCCGATGATGATGCTGAAACCGAACGCAAAGTGGCAGAAGCTTTAGTGAGCCGTCGCATCGATGCCTTGCTGGTGGCGAGCTCAATGCCAGACGCCAATGAGTTCTACTTGAAACTGCAAAATTCAGGCACACCGGTAATCGCAATTGACCGTCCGTTAGATGATGAGCATTTTGCTTGTGTGATCAGTGAAGATTTCGAGGCTGCATTTGAACTGACGCATTCGATTCTTGATGACAGCATCCATAGCCTTGGCTTGATCGGCGCATTACCTGATCTGAACATTTCGCGTGAACGTCAGTTGGGTTTTGAAGCGGCGAACAAAGCGCATACTCAACAAACAGGGCGAATAGAAAACAAGCCGATGGTTGTGGGTTATGGTGAGCACTTTGACCGAGAATCGGGGCGTGAAATTTTTGAGGGCTGGATTGCAAAAGGCACGGTGCCCGATGCAATTGTGACGATGTCTTACACCTT
The DNA window shown above is from Vibrio artabrorum and carries:
- a CDS encoding L-lactate MFS transporter; its protein translation is MSKIDKATRILLAGFCINLCLGILYAWSVFNKALVTEAGWSAAEASSPYAIATITFSVCLLVAGILQDRMGPRKILILGTALTGFGMIASGFATTPMMLNITFGVMTGAGIGFGYACLSPSAMKWFHSSKKGMVNGLIAAGFGLAAIYLAPVTSALIDSMGIQTSFMILGVGVLAIAVPLAATINNPPADYTPAEPKVKAGQAPKAVKKTEDLTWKVMLKTPQFYSLWIMYAFAASVGLMIIGNITTIASVQANLPNAVYLASILAVFNSGGRVAAGMLADKIGGVRTLLLAFILQGANMALFATFNSEFTLIIGTAIAAVGYGTLLAVFPTLTAEFYGLKNYGTNYGVLYTAWGIGGAIGATVVGFSMSNGEGYGLAYTISAVMMAVCIVLAIITKPISEAKVAELKASQA
- a CDS encoding NADH:ubiquinone oxidoreductase, with the translated sequence MKLFLILLMSISGGFAAADHIHSFLFGFYIATLAVGCCYWFAFRSTRFPALALMLLMCGFFAKIAVTVIGVSWGISNDVIQSPFIFSLSYLFFLIVVSYVWFAYRDKLTLKKRAKRVEESRKQAAA
- a CDS encoding YajD family HNH nuclease, which translates into the protein MSSDYTGSSAAYARQEKGYREKALKLYPWVCGKCAREFVYSNLRELTVHHVDHDHTNNPEDGSNWELLCLYCHDHEHSKYTDHERYGVDAKARLDDHQTATHNPFADLAKMMKK
- the yghU gene encoding glutathione-dependent disulfide-bond oxidoreductase, with the translated sequence MSQQYTPPKVWVNDAAGDNKWANINSPESGARFDKELPVGDHALQLYSLGTPNGQKVTIMLEELLAAGVKEAEYDAYLINIGESDQFSSGFVGVNPNSKIPALLDKSGREEVNVFESASILMHLAEKFGHFLPKEGAARTQVINWLFWAQGSAPFLGGGFGHFYAYANEKQEYPINRFAMEAKRQLDVLDKQLANHTFVAGEELSIADIAIWPWYGNLVLGKLYDAAEFLQVDAYTNVVRWAKMLAAREGFQRGRVVNRAFGEEWEQVPERHSAEDIDSVLKLRP
- a CDS encoding DOPA 4,5-dioxygenase family protein; the encoded protein is MYHAHIYFPLRFAELAETLRQKILTDRKDVLETFPLVQRLVGPHKMPMFEIHFADKESGIIEWLEQERGDMSVLIHPVTGGEETLDHTVRAIWLGRELGVFEETLSS
- the fruA gene encoding PTS fructose transporter subunit IIBC — encoded protein: MNITIITACPSGVANSIIAAGLLEQATEALGWNAAIECQSSVLPDSTVSQDAIDSSDVVVIAANTNVDKARFVGKKVYQAAISECTADAKAFLEKAVAEATVLDASQVESAVEVTGTSPATGSKKIVAITACPTGVAHTFMAAEALEAEGKRLGHQIKVETRGSVGAKNQLTDQEIADADLVIIAADIDVPLDRFNGKALYKTTTGPALKKTKQEMEKAFAEATPYQHTASSNSAPTDEKKGVYKHLMTGVSHMLPVVVAGGLIIALSFVFGIEAFKEEGTLAAALMTIGGGSAFALMIPVLAGFIAFSIADRPGLAPGLIGGMLASSTGAGFLGGIAAGFIAGYAAKFIADKVQLPQSMEALKPILIIPFIASLFTGLVMVYIVGGPVAGVMSAMTDFLNNMGTSNAILLGVILGAMMCFDLGGPVNKAAYTFGVGLLASQTYAPMAAIMAAGMVPALGMGLATFLVKDKFEAGEREAGKASFVLGLCFISEGAIPFAAKDPMRVIPACMAGGALTGALSMMFGAQLMAPHGGLFVLLIPGAISPVLMYLVAIAAGTAVTGFGYAALKKASDTKVTAEA
- the pfkB gene encoding 1-phosphofructokinase encodes the protein MSDKQIKAVTVTLNPALDLTGAIDALNVGSVSLVNKGSLHAAGKGVNVAKVLSELGAKVTVTGFLGRNNEEAFCQLFEQMGATDRFIRVDGATRINVKLVENSGQVSDINFPGVPVDADAIKAFEETLLELAETHDYFVIAGSLPQGISPELCASWVQRLHDLGKKVLFDSSRDALKAGINAQPWLIKPNDEELSQLFNAELTTRDQCQHAGQTLSEKGIENIVVSLGAEGVMWLNQGEWLHAQPPRMQVVSTVGAGDTLVAGLCWGHMQQMPKPELIQFATALSALAVSQVGVGITSQQELDSVLQNIQLQSLSAPTSQLDTSK
- the fruB gene encoding fused PTS fructose transporter subunit IIA/HPr protein, translating into MLKLSKSDITLGQTAEDKFKAIQNIAGDLTAKGLVDSGYVEGMLNRENQNSTFLGNGIAIPHGTTDTRGLVKETGVAVHHFPKGIDWADGNRVYVAIGIAAKSDEHLGILKQLTKVLAADGVEEKLKQAKSEDEIIALLKGEVQLEADLDASLVQLLFPASDMIQMSAVAGGLLKNTGCTDNAFVADLVTKTPTHLGQGLWLLGSDKGVTRTGVSFVSTANHCEFEGTPVKALVAFAACNSAHQSILANLSKMVFEGKQQQLLTADAAQVIGLLKGEAVSTASQDDDNCAVFKIKNAHGLHARPGAMLVAEAKKFESTIRVSNLDGDGKEVNAKSLMKVIALGVKHGHQLQFVAEGDDAAQALESIGKAIASGLGEG
- the cra gene encoding catabolite repressor/activator; its protein translation is MTLDEIAKLAGVSKTTASYVINGKAQKYRISEKTQQKVMAVVEEYNYRPDHAASSLRAGNSRSFGLIIPDLENSSYARLAKLIEQNSRKVGYQILIGCSDDDAETERKVAEALVSRRIDALLVASSMPDANEFYLKLQNSGTPVIAIDRPLDDEHFACVISEDFEAAFELTHSILDDSIHSLGLIGALPDLNISRERQLGFEAANKAHTQQTGRIENKPMVVGYGEHFDRESGREIFEGWIAKGTVPDAIVTMSYTLLEGVLDVMVEKPELINQVKLATFGDNRLLDFLPFKVHSLPQQFEVIADSAFALALNASAKRYQAGIELVPRSLVRRG